The Candidatus Nealsonbacteria bacterium CG07_land_8_20_14_0_80_39_13 genome window below encodes:
- the metG gene encoding methionine--tRNA ligase subunit beta has protein sequence MITIEDFQKLDIRIGKVLSAEKVKGADKLIKLEIDFGAEKRQVVTGMAEFFAPDYFVGKQIPVIVNLEPRTLKGIESQGMVLSVNTGEELVFLQPEKEVPLGSIIG, from the coding sequence ATGATTACAATAGAAGATTTTCAAAAATTAGACATAAGGATCGGGAAAGTTTTATCAGCTGAAAAGGTTAAGGGAGCAGATAAGCTGATAAAATTAGAAATTGATTTTGGCGCCGAGAAAAGGCAGGTCGTCACAGGAATGGCTGAATTCTTCGCTCCGGATTATTTCGTAGGAAAACAAATTCCTGTTATTGTTAATTTAGAGCCAAGAACTTTAAAGGGGATTGAAAGCCAAGGAATGGTTCTTTCCGTTAATACAGGAGAGGAGTTGGTTTTTCTCCAGCCGGAGAAAGAAGTCCCCCTTGGCAGCATCATAGGATAA